One Eurosta solidaginis isolate ZX-2024a chromosome 5, ASM4086904v1, whole genome shotgun sequence DNA segment encodes these proteins:
- the LOC137252502 gene encoding DNA ligase 1-like isoform X13 — translation MDTEDGFDPTLLKKKKKKKTFDLDAALGLDDGSKKEEAKDESAMDTGVADLEDNLDLESFGKKKKKKKKPFNLVKLEGALPSTKEIEEEGNNAAIEEPEDDINLDDLKDNLDLESFGKKKKKKKKPFILVKLEGALPSTKEIEEEGNNAATEEPEDDINLNDLEDNLDLESFGKKKKKKKNPFNLVKLEGALPSTKEIEEEGNNAATEEPEDDINLDDLKDNLDLESFGKKKKKKKKPFILVKLEGALSSTKEIEEEEDNLDLESFGKKKKKKKKPFNLVKLEGALPSTKEIEEEDILDLESFGKKKKKKKKKKKPFILVKLERVWPSTKEIEEEGNNAATEEPEDDINLDDLEDNLDLESFGKKKKKKKKPFNLVKLEGALPSTKEIEEEGNNAATEEPEDDINLDDLKDILDLESFGKKKKKKKKPFILVKLEGALPSTKEIEEEEDNLDLESFGKKKKKKKKPFNLVKLEGALPSTKEIEEEGNSAATKEPEDDDINFPK, via the exons ATGGACACAGAAGAT GGATTTGATCCAACTCTtctgaagaagaaaaaaaagaagaagaccTTTGACTTGGATGCTGCACTTGGGCTTGACGATGGCAGTAAGAAAGAAGAAGCCAAGGACGAGTCAGCTATGGATACTGGAGTTGCTGATTTAGAAGATAATTTAGATTTGGAAAGCTTTggcaagaagaaaaagaagaagaagaagcctTTCAATTTAGTCAAACTTGAGGGAGCATTGCCATCTACCAAAGAAATTGAGGAAGAAGGTAATAATGCCGCTATTGAGGAGCCAGAAGATGATATTAATTTGGATGATTTAAAAGATAATTTAGATTTGGAAAGCTTTggcaagaagaaaaagaagaagaagaagcctTTCATTTTAGTCAAACTTGAGGGAGCATTGCCATCTACCAAAGAAATTGAGGAAGAAGGTAATAATGCCGCTACTGAGGAGCCAGAAGATGATATTAATTTGAATGATTTAGAAGATAATTTAGATTTGGAAAGCTTTggcaagaagaaaaagaagaagaagaatccTTTCAATTTAGTCAAACTTGAGGGAGCATTGCCATCTACCAAAGAAATTGAGGAAGAAGGTAATAATGCCGCTACTGAGGAGCCAGAAGATGATATTAATTTGGATGATTTAAAAGATAATTTAGATTTGGAAAGCTTTggcaagaagaaaaagaagaagaagaagcctTTCATTTTAGTCAAACTGGAGGGAGCATTGTCATCTACCAAGGAAATTGAGGAAGAAG AAGATAATTTAGATTTGGAAAGCTTTggcaagaagaaaaagaagaagaaaaagccTTTCAATTTAGTCAAACTTGAGGGAGCATTGCCATCTACCAAAGAAATTGAGGAAGAAG ATATCTTAGATTTGGAAAGCTTTggcaagaagaaaaagaagaaaaagaagaagaagaagcctTTCATTTTAGTCAAACTTGAGAGAGTATGGCCATCTACCAAAGAAATTGAGGAAGAAGGTAATAATGCCGCTACTGAGGAGCCAGAAGATGATATTAATTTGGATGATTTAGAAGATAATTTAGATTTGGAAAGCTTTggcaagaagaaaaagaagaagaagaagcctTTCAATTTAGTCAAACTTGAGGGAGCATTGCCATCTACCAAAGAAATTGAGGAAGAAGGTAATAATGCCGCTACTGAGGAGCCAGAAGATGATATTAATTTGGATGATTTAAAAGATATCTTAGATTTGGAAAGCTTTggcaagaagaaaaagaagaagaagaagcctTTCATTTTAGTCAAACTTGAGGGAGCATTGCCATCTACCAAAGAAATTGAGGAAGAAG AAGATAATTTAGATTTGGAAAGCTTTggcaagaagaaaaagaagaagaagaagcctTTCAATTTAGTCAAACTTGAGGGAGCATTGCCATCTACCAAAGAAATTGAGGAAGAAGGTAATAGTGCCGCTACTAAGGAGCCAGAAGATGATGATATTAATTTTCCCAAGTAG
- the LOC137252502 gene encoding uncharacterized protein PF3D7_1120000-like isoform X10 — MDTEDGFDPTLLKKKKKKKTFDLDAALGLDDGSKKEEAKDESAMDTGVADLEDNLDLESFGKKKKKKKKPFNLVKLEGALPSTKEIEEEGNNAAIEEPEDDINLDDLKDNLDLESFGKKKKKKKKPFILVKLEGALPSTKEIEEEDNLDLESFGKKKKKKKNPFNLVKLEGALPSTKEIEEEGNNAATEEPEDDINLDDLKDNLDLESFGKKKKKKKKPFILVKLEGALSSTKEIEEEGNNAATEEPEDDINLDDLEDNLDLESFGKKKKKKKKPFNLVKLEGALPSTKEIEEEGNNAATEEPEDDINFDDLKDILDLESFGKKKKKKKKKKKPFILVKLERVWPSTKEIEEEGNNAATEEPEDDINLDDLEDNLDLESFGKKKKKKKKPFNLVKLEGALPSTKEIEEEGNNAATEEPEDDINLDDLKDILDLESFGKKKKKKKKPFILVKLEGALPSTKEIEEEEDNLDLESFGKKKKKKKKPFNLVKLEGALPSTKEIEEEGNSAATKEPEDDDINFPK; from the exons ATGGACACAGAAGAT GGATTTGATCCAACTCTtctgaagaagaaaaaaaagaagaagaccTTTGACTTGGATGCTGCACTTGGGCTTGACGATGGCAGTAAGAAAGAAGAAGCCAAGGACGAGTCAGCTATGGATACTGGAGTTGCTGATTTAGAAGATAATTTAGATTTGGAAAGCTTTggcaagaagaaaaagaagaagaagaagcctTTCAATTTAGTCAAACTTGAGGGAGCATTGCCATCTACCAAAGAAATTGAGGAAGAAGGTAATAATGCCGCTATTGAGGAGCCAGAAGATGATATTAATTTGGATGATTTAAAAGATAATTTAGATTTGGAAAGCTTTggcaagaagaaaaagaagaagaagaagcctTTCATTTTAGTCAAACTTGAGGGAGCATTGCCATCTACCAAAGAAATTGAGGAAGAAG ATAATTTAGATTTGGAAAGCTTTggcaagaagaaaaagaagaagaagaatccTTTCAATTTAGTCAAACTTGAGGGAGCATTGCCATCTACCAAAGAAATTGAGGAAGAAGGTAATAATGCCGCTACTGAGGAGCCAGAAGATGATATTAATTTGGATGATTTAAAAGATAATTTAGATTTGGAAAGCTTTggcaagaagaaaaagaagaagaagaagcctTTCATTTTAGTCAAACTGGAGGGAGCATTGTCATCTACCAAGGAAATTGAGGAAGAAGGTAATAATGCCGCTACTGAGGAGCCAGAAGATGATATTAATTTGGATGATTTAGAAGATAATTTAGATTTGGAAAGCTTTggcaagaagaaaaagaagaagaaaaagccTTTCAATTTAGTCAAACTTGAGGGAGCATTGCCATCTACCAAAGAAATTGAGGAAGAAGGTAATAATGCCGCTACTGAGGAGCCAGAAGATGATATTAATTTCGATGATTTAAAAGATATCTTAGATTTGGAAAGCTTTggcaagaagaaaaagaagaaaaagaagaagaagaagcctTTCATTTTAGTCAAACTTGAGAGAGTATGGCCATCTACCAAAGAAATTGAGGAAGAAGGTAATAATGCCGCTACTGAGGAGCCAGAAGATGATATTAATTTGGATGATTTAGAAGATAATTTAGATTTGGAAAGCTTTggcaagaagaaaaagaagaagaagaagcctTTCAATTTAGTCAAACTTGAGGGAGCATTGCCATCTACCAAAGAAATTGAGGAAGAAGGTAATAATGCCGCTACTGAGGAGCCAGAAGATGATATTAATTTGGATGATTTAAAAGATATCTTAGATTTGGAAAGCTTTggcaagaagaaaaagaagaagaagaagcctTTCATTTTAGTCAAACTTGAGGGAGCATTGCCATCTACCAAAGAAATTGAGGAAGAAG AAGATAATTTAGATTTGGAAAGCTTTggcaagaagaaaaagaagaagaagaagcctTTCAATTTAGTCAAACTTGAGGGAGCATTGCCATCTACCAAAGAAATTGAGGAAGAAGGTAATAGTGCCGCTACTAAGGAGCCAGAAGATGATGATATTAATTTTCCCAAGTAG
- the LOC137252502 gene encoding uncharacterized protein PF3D7_1120000-like isoform X1 — MDTEDGFDPTLLKKKKKKKTFDLDAALGLDDGSKKEEAKDESAMDTGVADLEDNLDLESFGKKKKKKKKPFNLVKLEGALPSTKEIEEEGNNAAIEEPEDDINLDDLKDNLDLESFGKKKKKKKKPFILVKLEGALPSTKEIEEEGNNAATEEPEDDINLNDLEDNLDLESFGKKKKKKKNPFNLVKLEGALPSTKEIEEEGNNAATEEPEDDINLDDLKDNLDLESFGKKKKKKKKPFILVKLEGALSSTKEIEEEGNNAATEEPEDDINLDDLEDNLDLESFGKKKKKKKKPFNLVKLEGALPSTKEIEEEGNNAATEEPEDDINFDDLKDILDLESFGKKKKKKKKKKKPFILVKLERVWPSTKEIEEEGNNAATEEPEDDINLDDLEDNLDLESFGKKKKKKKKPFNLVKLEGALPSTKEIEEEGNNAATEEPEDDINLDDLKDILDLESFGKKKKKKKKPFILVKLEGALPSTKEIEEEEDNLDLESFGKKKKKKKKPFNLVKLEGALPSTKEIEEEGNSAATKEPEDDDINFPK, encoded by the exons ATGGACACAGAAGAT GGATTTGATCCAACTCTtctgaagaagaaaaaaaagaagaagaccTTTGACTTGGATGCTGCACTTGGGCTTGACGATGGCAGTAAGAAAGAAGAAGCCAAGGACGAGTCAGCTATGGATACTGGAGTTGCTGATTTAGAAGATAATTTAGATTTGGAAAGCTTTggcaagaagaaaaagaagaagaagaagcctTTCAATTTAGTCAAACTTGAGGGAGCATTGCCATCTACCAAAGAAATTGAGGAAGAAGGTAATAATGCCGCTATTGAGGAGCCAGAAGATGATATTAATTTGGATGATTTAAAAGATAATTTAGATTTGGAAAGCTTTggcaagaagaaaaagaagaagaagaagcctTTCATTTTAGTCAAACTTGAGGGAGCATTGCCATCTACCAAAGAAATTGAGGAAGAAGGTAATAATGCCGCTACTGAGGAGCCAGAAGATGATATTAATTTGAATGATTTAGAAGATAATTTAGATTTGGAAAGCTTTggcaagaagaaaaagaagaagaagaatccTTTCAATTTAGTCAAACTTGAGGGAGCATTGCCATCTACCAAAGAAATTGAGGAAGAAGGTAATAATGCCGCTACTGAGGAGCCAGAAGATGATATTAATTTGGATGATTTAAAAGATAATTTAGATTTGGAAAGCTTTggcaagaagaaaaagaagaagaagaagcctTTCATTTTAGTCAAACTGGAGGGAGCATTGTCATCTACCAAGGAAATTGAGGAAGAAGGTAATAATGCCGCTACTGAGGAGCCAGAAGATGATATTAATTTGGATGATTTAGAAGATAATTTAGATTTGGAAAGCTTTggcaagaagaaaaagaagaagaaaaagccTTTCAATTTAGTCAAACTTGAGGGAGCATTGCCATCTACCAAAGAAATTGAGGAAGAAGGTAATAATGCCGCTACTGAGGAGCCAGAAGATGATATTAATTTCGATGATTTAAAAGATATCTTAGATTTGGAAAGCTTTggcaagaagaaaaagaagaaaaagaagaagaagaagcctTTCATTTTAGTCAAACTTGAGAGAGTATGGCCATCTACCAAAGAAATTGAGGAAGAAGGTAATAATGCCGCTACTGAGGAGCCAGAAGATGATATTAATTTGGATGATTTAGAAGATAATTTAGATTTGGAAAGCTTTggcaagaagaaaaagaagaagaagaagcctTTCAATTTAGTCAAACTTGAGGGAGCATTGCCATCTACCAAAGAAATTGAGGAAGAAGGTAATAATGCCGCTACTGAGGAGCCAGAAGATGATATTAATTTGGATGATTTAAAAGATATCTTAGATTTGGAAAGCTTTggcaagaagaaaaagaagaagaagaagcctTTCATTTTAGTCAAACTTGAGGGAGCATTGCCATCTACCAAAGAAATTGAGGAAGAAG AAGATAATTTAGATTTGGAAAGCTTTggcaagaagaaaaagaagaagaagaagcctTTCAATTTAGTCAAACTTGAGGGAGCATTGCCATCTACCAAAGAAATTGAGGAAGAAGGTAATAGTGCCGCTACTAAGGAGCCAGAAGATGATGATATTAATTTTCCCAAGTAG
- the LOC137252502 gene encoding uncharacterized protein PF3D7_1120000-like isoform X16, whose product MDTEDGFDPTLLKKKKKKKTFDLDAALGLDDGSKKEEAKDESAMDTGVADLEDNLDLESFGKKKKKKKKPFNLVKLEGALPSTKEIEEEGNNAAIEEPEDDINLDDLKDNLDLESFGKKKKKKKKPFILVKLEGALPSTKEIEEEGNNAATEEPEDDINLNDLEDNLDLESFGKKKKKKKNPFNLVKLEGALPSTKEIEEEGNNAATEEPEDDINLDDLKDNLDLESFGKKKKKKKKPFILVKLEGALSSTKEIEEEGNNAATEEPEDDINLDDLEDNLDLESFGKKKKKKKKPFNLVKLEGALPSTKEIEEEGNNAATEEPEDDINFDDLKDILDLESFGKKKKKKKKKKKPFILVKLERVWPSTKEIEEEEDNLDLESFGKKKKKKKKPFNLVKLEGALPSTKEIEEEDILDLESFGKKKKKKKKPFILVKLEGALPSTKEIEEEEDNLDLESFGKKKKKKKKPFNLVKLEGALPSTKEIEEEGNSAATKEPEDDDINFPK is encoded by the exons ATGGACACAGAAGAT GGATTTGATCCAACTCTtctgaagaagaaaaaaaagaagaagaccTTTGACTTGGATGCTGCACTTGGGCTTGACGATGGCAGTAAGAAAGAAGAAGCCAAGGACGAGTCAGCTATGGATACTGGAGTTGCTGATTTAGAAGATAATTTAGATTTGGAAAGCTTTggcaagaagaaaaagaagaagaagaagcctTTCAATTTAGTCAAACTTGAGGGAGCATTGCCATCTACCAAAGAAATTGAGGAAGAAGGTAATAATGCCGCTATTGAGGAGCCAGAAGATGATATTAATTTGGATGATTTAAAAGATAATTTAGATTTGGAAAGCTTTggcaagaagaaaaagaagaagaagaagcctTTCATTTTAGTCAAACTTGAGGGAGCATTGCCATCTACCAAAGAAATTGAGGAAGAAGGTAATAATGCCGCTACTGAGGAGCCAGAAGATGATATTAATTTGAATGATTTAGAAGATAATTTAGATTTGGAAAGCTTTggcaagaagaaaaagaagaagaagaatccTTTCAATTTAGTCAAACTTGAGGGAGCATTGCCATCTACCAAAGAAATTGAGGAAGAAGGTAATAATGCCGCTACTGAGGAGCCAGAAGATGATATTAATTTGGATGATTTAAAAGATAATTTAGATTTGGAAAGCTTTggcaagaagaaaaagaagaagaagaagcctTTCATTTTAGTCAAACTGGAGGGAGCATTGTCATCTACCAAGGAAATTGAGGAAGAAGGTAATAATGCCGCTACTGAGGAGCCAGAAGATGATATTAATTTGGATGATTTAGAAGATAATTTAGATTTGGAAAGCTTTggcaagaagaaaaagaagaagaaaaagccTTTCAATTTAGTCAAACTTGAGGGAGCATTGCCATCTACCAAAGAAATTGAGGAAGAAGGTAATAATGCCGCTACTGAGGAGCCAGAAGATGATATTAATTTCGATGATTTAAAAGATATCTTAGATTTGGAAAGCTTTggcaagaagaaaaagaagaaaaagaagaagaagaagcctTTCATTTTAGTCAAACTTGAGAGAGTATGGCCATCTACCAAAGAAATTGAGGAAGAAG AAGATAATTTAGATTTGGAAAGCTTTggcaagaagaaaaagaagaagaagaagcctTTCAATTTAGTCAAACTTGAGGGAGCATTGCCATCTACCAAAGAAATTGAGGAAGAAG ATATCTTAGATTTGGAAAGCTTTggcaagaagaaaaagaagaagaagaagcctTTCATTTTAGTCAAACTTGAGGGAGCATTGCCATCTACCAAAGAAATTGAGGAAGAAG AAGATAATTTAGATTTGGAAAGCTTTggcaagaagaaaaagaagaagaagaagcctTTCAATTTAGTCAAACTTGAGGGAGCATTGCCATCTACCAAAGAAATTGAGGAAGAAGGTAATAGTGCCGCTACTAAGGAGCCAGAAGATGATGATATTAATTTTCCCAAGTAG
- the LOC137252502 gene encoding DNA ligase 1-like isoform X17, producing MDTEDGFDPTLLKKKKKKKTFDLDAALGLDDGSKKEEAKDESAMDTGVADLEDNLDLESFGKKKKKKKKPFNLVKLEGALPSTKEIEEEGNNAAIEEPEDDINLDDLKDNLDLESFGKKKKKKKKPFILVKLEGALPSTKEIEEEGNNAATEEPEDDINLNDLEDNLDLESFGKKKKKKKNPFNLVKLEGALPSTKEIEEEGNNAATEEPEDDINLDDLKDNLDLESFGKKKKKKKKPFILVKLEGALSSTKEIEEEDNLDLESFGKKKKKKKKPFNLVKLEGALPSTKEIEEEDILDLESFGKKKKKKKKKKKPFILVKLERVWPSTKEIEEEGNNAATEEPEDDINLDDLEDNLDLESFGKKKKKKKKPFNLVKLEGALPSTKEIEEEGNNAATEEPEDDINLDDLKDILDLESFGKKKKKKKKPFILVKLEGALPSTKEIEEEEDNLDLESFGKKKKKKKKPFNLVKLEGALPSTKEIEEEGNSAATKEPEDDDINFPK from the exons ATGGACACAGAAGAT GGATTTGATCCAACTCTtctgaagaagaaaaaaaagaagaagaccTTTGACTTGGATGCTGCACTTGGGCTTGACGATGGCAGTAAGAAAGAAGAAGCCAAGGACGAGTCAGCTATGGATACTGGAGTTGCTGATTTAGAAGATAATTTAGATTTGGAAAGCTTTggcaagaagaaaaagaagaagaagaagcctTTCAATTTAGTCAAACTTGAGGGAGCATTGCCATCTACCAAAGAAATTGAGGAAGAAGGTAATAATGCCGCTATTGAGGAGCCAGAAGATGATATTAATTTGGATGATTTAAAAGATAATTTAGATTTGGAAAGCTTTggcaagaagaaaaagaagaagaagaagcctTTCATTTTAGTCAAACTTGAGGGAGCATTGCCATCTACCAAAGAAATTGAGGAAGAAGGTAATAATGCCGCTACTGAGGAGCCAGAAGATGATATTAATTTGAATGATTTAGAAGATAATTTAGATTTGGAAAGCTTTggcaagaagaaaaagaagaagaagaatccTTTCAATTTAGTCAAACTTGAGGGAGCATTGCCATCTACCAAAGAAATTGAGGAAGAAGGTAATAATGCCGCTACTGAGGAGCCAGAAGATGATATTAATTTGGATGATTTAAAAGATAATTTAGATTTGGAAAGCTTTggcaagaagaaaaagaagaagaagaagcctTTCATTTTAGTCAAACTGGAGGGAGCATTGTCATCTACCAAGGAAATTGAGGAAGAAG ATAATTTAGATTTGGAAAGCTTTggcaagaagaaaaagaagaagaaaaagccTTTCAATTTAGTCAAACTTGAGGGAGCATTGCCATCTACCAAAGAAATTGAGGAAGAAG ATATCTTAGATTTGGAAAGCTTTggcaagaagaaaaagaagaaaaagaagaagaagaagcctTTCATTTTAGTCAAACTTGAGAGAGTATGGCCATCTACCAAAGAAATTGAGGAAGAAGGTAATAATGCCGCTACTGAGGAGCCAGAAGATGATATTAATTTGGATGATTTAGAAGATAATTTAGATTTGGAAAGCTTTggcaagaagaaaaagaagaagaagaagcctTTCAATTTAGTCAAACTTGAGGGAGCATTGCCATCTACCAAAGAAATTGAGGAAGAAGGTAATAATGCCGCTACTGAGGAGCCAGAAGATGATATTAATTTGGATGATTTAAAAGATATCTTAGATTTGGAAAGCTTTggcaagaagaaaaagaagaagaagaagcctTTCATTTTAGTCAAACTTGAGGGAGCATTGCCATCTACCAAAGAAATTGAGGAAGAAG AAGATAATTTAGATTTGGAAAGCTTTggcaagaagaaaaagaagaagaagaagcctTTCAATTTAGTCAAACTTGAGGGAGCATTGCCATCTACCAAAGAAATTGAGGAAGAAGGTAATAGTGCCGCTACTAAGGAGCCAGAAGATGATGATATTAATTTTCCCAAGTAG
- the LOC137252502 gene encoding DNA ligase 1-like isoform X7, whose product MDTEDGFDPTLLKKKKKKKTFDLDAALGLDDGSKKEEAKDESAMDTGVADLEDNLDLESFGKKKKKKKKPFNLVKLEGALPSTKEIEEEGNNAAIEEPEDDINLDDLKDNLDLESFGKKKKKKKKPFILVKLEGALPSTKEIEEEGNNAATEEPEDDINLNDLEDNLDLESFGKKKKKKKNPFNLVKLEGALPSTKEIEEEGNNAATEEPEDDINLDDLKDNLDLESFGKKKKKKKKPFILVKLEGALSSTKEIEEEGNNAATEEPEDDINLDDLEDNLDLESFGKKKKKKKKPFNLVKLEGALPSTKEIEEEDILDLESFGKKKKKKKKKKKPFILVKLERVWPSTKEIEEEGNNAATEEPEDDINLDDLEDNLDLESFGKKKKKKKKPFNLVKLEGALPSTKEIEEEGNNAATEEPEDDINLDDLKDILDLESFGKKKKKKKKPFILVKLEGALPSTKEIEEEEDNLDLESFGKKKKKKKKPFNLVKLEGALPSTKEIEEEGNSAATKEPEDDDINFPK is encoded by the exons ATGGACACAGAAGAT GGATTTGATCCAACTCTtctgaagaagaaaaaaaagaagaagaccTTTGACTTGGATGCTGCACTTGGGCTTGACGATGGCAGTAAGAAAGAAGAAGCCAAGGACGAGTCAGCTATGGATACTGGAGTTGCTGATTTAGAAGATAATTTAGATTTGGAAAGCTTTggcaagaagaaaaagaagaagaagaagcctTTCAATTTAGTCAAACTTGAGGGAGCATTGCCATCTACCAAAGAAATTGAGGAAGAAGGTAATAATGCCGCTATTGAGGAGCCAGAAGATGATATTAATTTGGATGATTTAAAAGATAATTTAGATTTGGAAAGCTTTggcaagaagaaaaagaagaagaagaagcctTTCATTTTAGTCAAACTTGAGGGAGCATTGCCATCTACCAAAGAAATTGAGGAAGAAGGTAATAATGCCGCTACTGAGGAGCCAGAAGATGATATTAATTTGAATGATTTAGAAGATAATTTAGATTTGGAAAGCTTTggcaagaagaaaaagaagaagaagaatccTTTCAATTTAGTCAAACTTGAGGGAGCATTGCCATCTACCAAAGAAATTGAGGAAGAAGGTAATAATGCCGCTACTGAGGAGCCAGAAGATGATATTAATTTGGATGATTTAAAAGATAATTTAGATTTGGAAAGCTTTggcaagaagaaaaagaagaagaagaagcctTTCATTTTAGTCAAACTGGAGGGAGCATTGTCATCTACCAAGGAAATTGAGGAAGAAGGTAATAATGCCGCTACTGAGGAGCCAGAAGATGATATTAATTTGGATGATTTAGAAGATAATTTAGATTTGGAAAGCTTTggcaagaagaaaaagaagaagaaaaagccTTTCAATTTAGTCAAACTTGAGGGAGCATTGCCATCTACCAAAGAAATTGAGGAAGAAG ATATCTTAGATTTGGAAAGCTTTggcaagaagaaaaagaagaaaaagaagaagaagaagcctTTCATTTTAGTCAAACTTGAGAGAGTATGGCCATCTACCAAAGAAATTGAGGAAGAAGGTAATAATGCCGCTACTGAGGAGCCAGAAGATGATATTAATTTGGATGATTTAGAAGATAATTTAGATTTGGAAAGCTTTggcaagaagaaaaagaagaagaagaagcctTTCAATTTAGTCAAACTTGAGGGAGCATTGCCATCTACCAAAGAAATTGAGGAAGAAGGTAATAATGCCGCTACTGAGGAGCCAGAAGATGATATTAATTTGGATGATTTAAAAGATATCTTAGATTTGGAAAGCTTTggcaagaagaaaaagaagaagaagaagcctTTCATTTTAGTCAAACTTGAGGGAGCATTGCCATCTACCAAAGAAATTGAGGAAGAAG AAGATAATTTAGATTTGGAAAGCTTTggcaagaagaaaaagaagaagaagaagcctTTCAATTTAGTCAAACTTGAGGGAGCATTGCCATCTACCAAAGAAATTGAGGAAGAAGGTAATAGTGCCGCTACTAAGGAGCCAGAAGATGATGATATTAATTTTCCCAAGTAG